The region GCCGTTGAGCTCGGCGATCATCACGCCGATGACGACGGCGCACACGAGCGCGGCGAGCTGCGGGATCTCCGACTGCGGCACCCCTGCGGCGTCCAGTACGACGGTGAGCGCGACCCAGAAGGGATCTTCGGGCTGGATGAAGTCCGGCTGGCTGAACGAGTAGGCCATGAGGTTGGGATGGCGGTGTGCCAGCGTCCGGAAGTCCGTGGCAAGTAGGCGCATGCGCTCCTGCCAGGGAGCGTCCTCCAGTGTCACGGTGCGGAACCGGGCGCCGACCATTCTCGCCACGCCACGCAGCAATGCGTCCTTGTTCGGCACGTGGTGGTACAGCGACATGGGGTTCGCGTCCAGCGCGGCGGCGAGTTTGCGCATCGTGAGCGCCTCGACCCCGTCCGCGTCGATGAGTCGCAGGGCGGAGGTGCAGATCCCTGCCTCGGTCAGAGGCACATCCCTCTTCCGAGTACCTCTAGAGGTACGCTTCACTCTTTCCATACGGTGTACGTTATCAAGCCGTGGGCCAGCGCGGGGGACTCGCCGCCCGTGGTGGCGGTCACTCCTGCGGAACCCATCACATCCGGGAAGGCCCTCTCCATGCGGCCGCTGCAGATACGCGGCTTGCTGCCGCTGGGCCGGGCGACCGATCCGTGGCCGACCTGATGGTGTACACCGTCGGCGGATCCACGTGCGCGCTCTCCGGGCGACAGCCCGCCCTAAAAGTTAGTGCCTGACCAGCGCATTCCGTCAGCTCCCCCAAAGACCAGATCACCGGAGAGAGCAAGGACACCGGCTCATCCCCGGACCGCCGTTACTGCCCTCGGTCCACACCATCCGGCACAGTCCCGCTGCCCGGTAGGGCGTTCACTGCGGGCCG is a window of Streptomyces mirabilis DNA encoding:
- a CDS encoding TetR/AcrR family transcriptional regulator, encoding MPLTEAGICTSALRLIDADGVEALTMRKLAAALDANPMSLYHHVPNKDALLRGVARMVGARFRTVTLEDAPWQERMRLLATDFRTLAHRHPNLMAYSFSQPDFIQPEDPFWVALTVVLDAAGVPQSEIPQLAALVCAVVIGVMIAELNGALHRWSNLQPTTPASGEDGPMNEGFGEDRMFRLVLDTIISGLENRLTADHAGGLDGQHPQNSLRASGRIPRQLRPPAARCEGEPPGSPVSDMAAGFDPKEQ